From one Rosa rugosa chromosome 4, drRosRugo1.1, whole genome shotgun sequence genomic stretch:
- the LOC133746171 gene encoding aldehyde oxidase GLOX-like, which yields MTTKYFLLSFSLLITAAAAASGGGGRWQVLQKSIGISAMHMQLLRNDRVIMFDRTDFGKSNLSLPRGICRRNPNDTALKVDCTAHSVEYDVASNSFRPLMLFSDTWCSSGSVSPNGSLVQTGGWNDGELRVRLFEPCSSCDWVEIAHALAHPRWYATNHLLPDGRLIIVGGRSQPNFEFFPKTKDGEGSITVPFLDETKDAVEDNLYPFVFLNVDGNLFIYANNRAILLNYVTGETVKTYPTISGGDPRSYPSTGSAVLLPLKVQNGTVAEAQVLVCGGAPLGSYDKALNKGIFLDALNTCARMTITDPNPQWNLDTMPSPRVMPDMTLLPDGSVLIINGRSQGSAGWELGRGPVLNPTVYKPENPAGSRFEIMNPTSIPRMYHSTAVLLRDGRVLVGGSNPHQGYMFSSVLFPTELSLEAFYPEYLNPEFSDVRPTVSAPKSQQVVGYGQKVQIQFSISGKLAAQSLFASMISPSFSTHSFSMNQRSLLLSIDNVVSAGNRTYQGQLTMPSDPNLAPSSYFMLYVVHQNIPSEATWIRIA from the coding sequence ATGACAACTAAATACTTTCTACTGTCGTTCTCCCTCTTGATCACCGCAGCTGCTGCTGCTTCCGGCGGCGGCGGCCGGTGGCAGGTCTTGCAGAAAAGTATTGGGATTTCAGCCATGCACATGCAGCTGCTGCGCAACGACCGAGTCATCATGTTCGACCGAACGGATTTCGGAAAATCAAATTTGTCGCTGCCGAGGGGAATCTGCCGGAGGAACCCAAACGACACCGCGTTGAAGGTCGACTGTACCGCACATTCGGTCGAGTACGACGTGGCGAGTAACTCTTTCCGACCGCTCATGCTGTTTTCCGACACTTGGTGCTCCTCCGGGTCAGTCAGCCCCAACGGCAGTCTCGTTCAGACTGGGGGGTGGAACGACGGTGAGCTAAGGGTGAGACTGTTTGAGCCGTGCAGCAGTTGTGATTGGGTGGAGATTGCGCATGCGCTGGCCCACCCAAGGTGGTATGCAACAAATCACCTGCTGCCAGATGGCAGGCTTATAATCGTTGGCGGACGCTCGCAGCCAAACTTTGAATTTTTTCCCAAGACCAAGGACGGGGAGGGGTCGATCACTGTGCCTTTCCTTGACGAAACAAAGGACGCCGTAGAGGACAATCTGTACCCTTTTGTTTTCCTCAACGTTGATGGCAATTTATTCATATATGCCAACAATCGAGCAATTCTTCTGAACTACGTTACCGGAGAAACTGTGAAGACTTATCCCACAATATCGGGCGGCGATCCGAGATCGTACCCCAGCACCGGTTCCGCCGTCCTGCTCCCTTTGAAGGTTCAAAACGGTACTGTGGCGGAGGCGCAAGTCCTCGTCTGCGGCGGAGCTCCGCTAGGCTCCTACGACAAGGCTCTCAACAAGGGGATTTTCTTGGACGCTTTGAACACCTGCGCCCGCATGACCATAACCGATCCAAATCCTCAATGGAATTTGGACACCATGCCCAGCCCAAGAGTCATGCCCGACATGACTTTGCTGCCTGACGGAAGTGTCCTCATAATCAATGGCCGATCGCAAGGCTCAGCAGGCTGGGAGCTGGGCCGAGGGCCGGTTCTCAACCCAACTGTTTACAAGCCGGAAAATCCGGCCGGTTCCCGCTTTGAGATCATGAATCCGACGTCCATCCCTCGCATGTACCACTCGACCGCCGTTCTCTTACGTGACGGTCGCGTGTTGGTCGGTGGGAGCAATCCACACCAGGGATACATGTTTTCCTCCGTGCTCTTCCCAACCGAACTTTCCTTGGAAGCATTTTATCCGGAATATCTCAATCCTGAATTCTCCGATGTTCGTCCCACTGTGAGTGCACCCAAATCTCAACAAGTTGTTGGCTACGGGCAAAAGGTACAGATTCAATTTTCTATATCCGGGAAACTTGCCGCTCAATCCTTGTTCGCATCGATgatttctccatcattttcaaCCCACTCGTTCTCCATGAACCAACGGTCATTACTTCTCTCTATTGACAATGTCGTATCAGCGGGTAATCGGACATATCAAGGGCAGCTCACCATGCCAAGTGATCCTAACCTGGCCCCCTCTTCGTATTTTATGCTCTATGTTGTTCATCAAAACATACCAAGTGAGGCCACTTGGATCCGCATTGCGTAA